CCGGCGGTTCCGGTTCGAGGTCGTGCCCGACGCCGGGCACCTCCTGCCCGAGCAGGCACCCCGCCAGGTCACCGAGCTCCTCACCGACTGGCTCAAGCCCGTCCTCGCCGGCGAGTGACGGCCGGCGGCACCCGCCGGCCGGTCAGCCCCGCGGCCCCGGCCGCACGAGCTTCGCCGCCGCCACCGGGTCCACCTCCCCCACACCCGCCGACGGGCACCACCGCGCCACCGGGCACGCCCCGCACGCCGGCCGCCGCGCATGGCACACCCGGCGCCCGTGCCACACCAGGTGATGGCTCAGCATCGTCCAGTCCCGCTTCTCGAACAGCTCACCGACGGCGTGCTCCACCTTCACCGGGTCCTCCTCCGTGGTGAGGCCCAGCCGCCGCGACAACCGCCCGAAGTGCGTGTCCACCGTGATCCCCGGGATCCCGAACGCGTTGCCCAGCACCACGTTCGCCGTCTTGCGACCCACCCCCGGCAACGTCACCAGGTCCGCCAGCCGCGGCGGCACCTCACCGTCGAACCGCTCCACCAGCGCCTGCGCGAGACCGATCGTCGCCCGCGTCTTCGCCCGGAAGAACCCCAGCGGCCGCAGGACCTCCTCCATCTGGGCCGGGTCCGCCGCCGCCAGCGCCGCCGCGTCCGGCCAGCGCGCGAACAACGTCGGCGTCGTCGCGTTCACCCGCACGTCCGTCGTCTGCGCCGACAGCACCGTCGCCACCAGCAGCTCCAACGGCGTCGTGAAGTCCAGCTCCGCGCGCGCGTCCGGGTACGTCTCGGCCAGCACCCGGTCGATCTTCCGCGCACGGCGGACGAGGGACAGGTGGGACTCACCGGACGCGATAGGCTGCTGGCGCTTCACCGTGGGCACCACCGCAGCGTATCCACCGCCTCCGACGTCGGCCCGACGCGCCCTCCGGGAACTCCTGGCGCGCCCCGGCCGTTCTCCCCTCGGCCGTCGACGCGACGAGCCTTCCGGGCGCGGAACTCCCTGGTGAGGCAGACTGAGACCTGGAACACACTTTTGTGCGCACACCGGGCCGACCCGACGAGGCCGACCCTGAGAGATCGTGAGGAATGCTGTGGACGACACCGTCGTGCTCTCCGCCCCCCTCTTCTCGGACATGGAGAGCGAGGAGTCCAAGGCGCTCTTCGACTCCATGGTTCCCGTGGAGCTGAGCCGCGGGGACGTCCTGTTCCGCGAGGGCGAACCGGGCGACCGTCTCTACGTCATCGCGCAGGGCAAGATCAAGCTCGGACGCCGGTCCAGCGACGGCCGGGAGAACCTGCTGTCCATCCTCGGCCCCGGCGAGATGTTCGGCGAGCTCTCCCTCTTCGACCCCGGCCCCCGCACCGCCACCGCCTCCTCGGTGTCCGAGGCGCTCATCTACGAGCTCCGCCACCAGGCCCTCGTGCAGTGGATCGCGCAGCACCCCAGCGTCGCGACGACCCTGCTCGGTGCGCTGGCCCGCCGCCTGCGCCGCACCAACGAGACCCTCGCCGACCTCGTCTTCTCCGACGTCCCCGGCCGCGTCGCCAAGGCCCTCCTGGACCTGTCCAACCGGTTCGGCGAGACCAACGACGAGGGCGTCCGCGTCGCCCACGACCTCACGCAGGAAGAGCTCGCCCAGCTCGTCGGCGCCTCCCGCGAGACCGTCAACAAGGCCCTGGCCGACTTCGCCACCCGCGGCTGGGTCCGCCGCGAGGGCCGCGCCGTCGTCCTGCTGGACCTCGACCGCCTGGAGCGCCGCGCCCGCTGAGTCCGCTCGGCTCGTCCCGCGTCCGGTGACGGGGCGAGGTCCTGCCGCACGATCGCGTTCACGGGCCCCAGGGGGCCCTCCACTTCGGGGATGACGACCGTGCGGCAGGACCTCGCCCCGTCACCTTTGCCGTCCCGTCGCGTCACGCTCGTCGCACGCGAGTCAGCGCACCCCCACGCCAGTCAGCGCACCTCCACGCCAGTCAGCGCACACCGACGCGAGGCGACGCGGGCTCCAAGTCGACGGCGCCCGCCCGATGCGCCGGGCCAACCGCGACGCGAGCCGACGACGGAGCGGGGTGGCGGCGTCGTGGGCGCGGCCGTCTCCTGCCCGAAGTGGAGGGCCCCCTGGGGCCCGTGAACGCGGCCGCGCGCACGACGCCGCCACCCCGCGGGACGTAAGCCGCACGCCCACCCCGCGGGACGTAAGCCGCACGGCCACCCCGCGGAACGCAAGCCCACGACTGTGCACCGACAGACGACAGCACCCCCACGGACGGTGAGCGTCCGCAGGGGTGCGAGGGTCGGTGCGCGGCGGGCGTCAGGCAGGGAGCTCCGCGATGATCTCGACCTCGACGGGGGCGTCCAGCGGAAGGACCGCGACGCCGACGGCGGAGCGGGCGTGGGTGCCCGCGTCGCCGAAGATCTCGCCGAGGACGGTGCTGGCGCCGTTGAGGACGCCGGGCTGGCCCGTGAACGACGGGTCGGACGCGACGAAGCCCGTCACCTTGACGATGCGGACGCCCTCCAGGGTGCCCGCGACGCTGCGGACGGCCGCGAGGGCGTTGAGCGCGCAGGTGCGTGCCAGGTCCGCCGCCGTGGCGGGGTCGACGAGGCCGTCGCCGTCACCGACCTTGCCGGTGACGGGCAGCGCGCCGTCGACGAACGGGAGCTGTCCGGCCGTGTAGACGTGGGCGCCGGACCGGACGGCCGGCTGGTACGCCGCGACGGGCGCGGCGACGGCGGGCAGGGTGATGCCGAGCTCGGCGAGTCGTGCGTCGACGCTCATGCCGCTCATGCCCCCGAGGGACGCTTGAGGTAGGCGACGAGGCCGGTGCCGTCCGGCCCGGGCACGACCTGGACCAGCTCCCAGCCGTCCGCACCCCACTGGTCGAGGATCGCCTTGGTGTTGTGGATGAGGAGGGGGATGGTCGCGTACTCCCACGTGGTAGCCATGGCGCGATGGTAGCCCGGGCACCCTCCGCACGAGGCCCGGCACGACCATTCCACAGGACCTGCACACGGGGCCGGTCGGGTTCGGGTCGTGCGCCGGGGGGCAGCCCCTAGGCTGTAGGCCATGGCGTCTCCTGAGTCCCGCCGCATCACGCGCACCATCCCCGCCACCCAGCTCGTCGCCCTGCTGCTCGCCTTCGTGCTGGCCGCGGGGGCCGGTGGCGTGCTCGCCGCCGGGTTCGTCATCCCGGCGGTCGCGGGTGCGAACGCGGCGGCGGACGCGACGATCGAGATCTACGACGACGTGCCGGCGGAGCTGGAGCCGCGGCCGCTGTCGCAGCAGTCCCGCATCTACGCGTCGAACGGGCGGCTGCTGGCGACGTTCTACTACCAGAACCGCATCGTGGTGTCGCTGGACGACATCTCGGAGTACATGCAGCACGCGGTGATCGCGATCGAGGACGAGCGGTTCTACGAGCACAACGGGATCGACGCGCGCGGCATCACGCGTGCCGCGGTGAACAACCTGAGCGGTGACGCGACGCAGGGCGCCTCGACGATCACGCAGCAGTACGTGAAGAACATGCTGATCGAGTCGGCGCTGCAGGACGACGACCCGTTCGCGGTGATCGACGCGCACGAGGACTCGCTGAACCGCAAGCTGCGCGAGGCGAAGATGGCGGTGGCGCTGGAGAAGCAGATGTCCAAGGAGGAGATCCTCCAGGGCTACCTGAACGTGGCGCAGTTCGGCTCGAAGAGCATCTACGGCGTGGAGTCGGCGTCGCGCTACTACTTCGACAAGTCGGCGGCGGACCTGACGCCCGTGGAGGCGGCGACGATCGCGGGCGTGACGAAGGCTCCGGGTCTGTTCGACCCGACGCGCAACCCGGAGAAGGCGGAGGAGCGCCGCAACGCCGTCCTGCAGAACATGTGGAAGCTCGGGTACATCACCACGGACCAGCGCGACGAGGGCCAGGCGACGCCGATCGAGGACACCCTGAACGTGACGCCGACGTCGGCGGGCTGCCAGTCGGCGAAGCAGGCGGCGTTCTTCTGCGACTACGTCATCAAGGAGGTCCTGCTGGACTCGGCGTTCGGCGAGACGCGCGCGGACCGGCAGGAGCTGCTGTACCGGGGCGGCCTGGAGATCCACACCACGCTGGACTGGAAGAAGCAGAAGACGGCGTTCAAGACGATCAACGACGCCGTGCCGGAGGACGACGACTCCAACCTGGAGGCGTCGATCGTCACGGTGGAGCCGGGGTCGGGCGAGATCCTCGCGATGGCGCAGAACGTGCCGTACTCGGGGACGAAGGAGGCGGACAAGGCCAGCCGCGACACGACGGTGAACTACAACGCGGACTACCTGCACGGCGCGTCGGGCGGCCTGCAGCCGGGCTCGAACTTCAAGCCGGTGGTGCTGGCGGAGTGGCTGCGCTCGGGGCACACGCTCAACGACCGGGTGAGCGCGAACCACAACTCGTACACGGTGGGGAACTTCCAGACGCCGTGCGTGGGGAGCCTGGGCTACGACACCTGGGACCCGCGCAACGCGGAGGGCAACGCGGGCGGCACGATGTCGGTGCTGCAGGCGACCTACCAGTCGGTGAACACCGCCTACGCGTCGATGGGCTACCAGCTCAACCTGTGCGACCTGCGGCACACCGCCTTCGAGATGGGTTTCCGCCCGACCAGCAAGAGCACGCCCACGGATGAGGCGGGCCCGCTGCGCACGACGAACGTCAAGGAGAAGGACATCGACGTCGTCGCGCCGATGATCGTCGGCACGCAGGAGACGTCCCCGCTGGGGATCGCGTCGATGTACGCGACGATCGCCTCGGGCGGCACGTACTGCAAGCCGGTCGCGATCCTCGAGGTGACCGGGCCGCAGGGCGAGTCGTACGACGTCCCGCAGGCCGACTGCGACAAGAACGCCCTGGCGACCAACATCGCGAACACGATGGTGTATGCGATGGAGAAGGTGTTCACGGACGGGACGGCCCGCCGTCTCGGCGGGCTCGCGGACGGGCGGCCGGTGGCCGGCAAGACCGGGACGTCGCAGGTCGCGGCGCAGACGTGGTTCACCGGCTTCACGCCGCAGCTCGCGACGTCCGTCTGGGTCGGCTCGATCGAGAGCCAGACCGAGGACCACACGAACGGCATGTGGGTCAACGGCGAGTACTTCGACCCCCTGTACGGCTCGTCGGTGGCGGCGCCCGCCTGGAAGGTCTACATGGACCAGATCATCCAGGGCATGCCGGTGAAGGACTTCGGCGAGCCGGACCCGGCGCTGATCGGTGCGGTGTCCACGCCGACGCCGGCGGACGACGGGTCGGACGACGACGACTCGGGCGACGGCGACTCGGGCGACTCGGGGTCGGACGGCGGCGACTCGGGGAACCAGGGTGGCGGCAACGGCGGGGGCCCCGGCAACGGGGGTGGCCGCGGCAACGGCAACGGCGGGAGCGACGACTGAACGCGCTGAAGGTGCTGGGCGGCGTCGCCGGCGTCGCCGCGGCCGGGCTGGCGTACGCGCACCTGGAGACCAAGCTCTTCACGCTGCGCCGCGTCACCGTGCCGGTGCTGGCGCCCGGCGAGCGGGACGTGCGCGTCCTTCAGGTCTCCGACCTGCACCTCACCCCGGGGCAGCGCCGCAAGATCGAGTGGGTGCGGTCGCTCGCCGCCCTGGAGCCGGACCTCGTCGTCGAC
This Isoptericola jiangsuensis DNA region includes the following protein-coding sequences:
- a CDS encoding transglycosylase domain-containing protein, with translation MASPESRRITRTIPATQLVALLLAFVLAAGAGGVLAAGFVIPAVAGANAAADATIEIYDDVPAELEPRPLSQQSRIYASNGRLLATFYYQNRIVVSLDDISEYMQHAVIAIEDERFYEHNGIDARGITRAAVNNLSGDATQGASTITQQYVKNMLIESALQDDDPFAVIDAHEDSLNRKLREAKMAVALEKQMSKEEILQGYLNVAQFGSKSIYGVESASRYYFDKSAADLTPVEAATIAGVTKAPGLFDPTRNPEKAEERRNAVLQNMWKLGYITTDQRDEGQATPIEDTLNVTPTSAGCQSAKQAAFFCDYVIKEVLLDSAFGETRADRQELLYRGGLEIHTTLDWKKQKTAFKTINDAVPEDDDSNLEASIVTVEPGSGEILAMAQNVPYSGTKEADKASRDTTVNYNADYLHGASGGLQPGSNFKPVVLAEWLRSGHTLNDRVSANHNSYTVGNFQTPCVGSLGYDTWDPRNAEGNAGGTMSVLQATYQSVNTAYASMGYQLNLCDLRHTAFEMGFRPTSKSTPTDEAGPLRTTNVKEKDIDVVAPMIVGTQETSPLGIASMYATIASGGTYCKPVAILEVTGPQGESYDVPQADCDKNALATNIANTMVYAMEKVFTDGTARRLGGLADGRPVAGKTGTSQVAAQTWFTGFTPQLATSVWVGSIESQTEDHTNGMWVNGEYFDPLYGSSVAAPAWKVYMDQIIQGMPVKDFGEPDPALIGAVSTPTPADDGSDDDDSGDGDSGDSGSDGGDSGNQGGGNGGGPGNGGGRGNGNGGSDD
- a CDS encoding Crp/Fnr family transcriptional regulator, coding for MDDTVVLSAPLFSDMESEESKALFDSMVPVELSRGDVLFREGEPGDRLYVIAQGKIKLGRRSSDGRENLLSILGPGEMFGELSLFDPGPRTATASSVSEALIYELRHQALVQWIAQHPSVATTLLGALARRLRRTNETLADLVFSDVPGRVAKALLDLSNRFGETNDEGVRVAHDLTQEELAQLVGASRETVNKALADFATRGWVRREGRAVVLLDLDRLERRAR
- the nth gene encoding endonuclease III; translated protein: MPTVKRQQPIASGESHLSLVRRARKIDRVLAETYPDARAELDFTTPLELLVATVLSAQTTDVRVNATTPTLFARWPDAAALAAADPAQMEEVLRPLGFFRAKTRATIGLAQALVERFDGEVPPRLADLVTLPGVGRKTANVVLGNAFGIPGITVDTHFGRLSRRLGLTTEEDPVKVEHAVGELFEKRDWTMLSHHLVWHGRRVCHARRPACGACPVARWCPSAGVGEVDPVAAAKLVRPGPRG
- a CDS encoding DUF4177 domain-containing protein yields the protein MATTWEYATIPLLIHNTKAILDQWGADGWELVQVVPGPDGTGLVAYLKRPSGA
- a CDS encoding RidA family protein, giving the protein MSVDARLAELGITLPAVAAPVAAYQPAVRSGAHVYTAGQLPFVDGALPVTGKVGDGDGLVDPATAADLARTCALNALAAVRSVAGTLEGVRIVKVTGFVASDPSFTGQPGVLNGASTVLGEIFGDAGTHARSAVGVAVLPLDAPVEVEIIAELPA